ACAACCAACTCGAAGGTGAGATTCCTTCTAGTTTGTCGAAATTCAATGCAGATTCGTTCGCGGGGAATCCGGGACTCTGCGGAGAACAGGTCGGCGTTGAGTGTAGCAAGGCAGACCAGCCAACTTCCAAAACCATTGTTACTGCATTGATTACGTTAGGAGCCGTTCTATTTATCGCGATTATATTCTTTGCGTTTCGATGGAGGAAAAAGAAGCAACAAAACGATTTAAAGGAGCTAAAAACCGGAAACTCTAATGACGCAGTTGAGGTGCCGGTTTCCGTTATAACTGATAAAAAAGAAGAAAGCGTAAAGAGTGCATGCTCGACCCGCAAAGATTCTAATCATGGAAGGCCCAGTACTGTAGCAGAACTAGTCATGGTGAACGATGAAAAGGGTGTTATTGGGTTGCCAGATTTGTTGAAATCCGCGGCGGAAGTGCTCGGAAATGGATCGTTGGGGTCCTCTTATAAGGTTAAGATGACGAATGGAGTGGCATTGGTGGTGAAAAGGATGCGCCAAATGAATGCATTAGGGAATGATGCGTTTGATGCAGAAGTTAGAAAGCTCGGAAATCTACGGCACCCTAATGTTTTGCCACCTTTAGCTTACCATTACCGTAAAGAAGAAAAGCTTTTTGTCTACGAGTACTTTTCTAAAGGCAGTTTGTTTTACCAATTGCATGGTACGAATCATCTACATCTTTTGCACTTTTTTTTATTGGGTATCTTTTGCATATGTTCCTTAAACGCAATACCATACCATTCATGGGTtctaacagaaaaaaaaaatgaaatcatcCAGGTTATGGTGGGAAATCTGGTGGTGAACTTGATTGGCCGACCAGAGTGAAGATTGTGCGAGGAATAGCGGAGGGACTCGATTATCTCCACAAGGAATTTCCTTTACGTGACGTGCCTCACGGTAATCTCAAATCAAGCAATGTTCTACTCGACCCCGATAATCATCCATTTCTCTCGGACTATGGATTTCACCCATTAGTAAACATCGACGGTTTACAGGCCCTATGTGCTTATAAAACCCCAGAAGCCGTGCAACAAAAAACAGTATCTCCTAAAAGTGATGTATATTGCCTAGGAGTCATAATTCTGGAGATCCTCACAGGAGAAATCCCTTGCCAGTGTCTTAACGATAGCAAAGGCGGAACTGATATAGTCCAATGGGTGGCATCCGCGTTTTCAGAAGGGAGACAGGCTGAGTTGCTTGATACAGGGATGGAGGGGTGCCGAAATTCAGTGGGCAGCATGGAGAAGCTCCTTCGTGTAGGCGCACTTTGCACTGAAACTAGTCCCGAGAAGCGATTAGACATTAAAGAAACCATTAGAATGATAGTAGAGATACAAGTAGAAGGAAGCGTAGAGTGAGTTTTGGATTTTGTGATTTGAACTTAGTATATAATTCTGAATGGAGATTTGAGTTGCAGTGGCTTCAACAATGCCATTAGTGTAGAATTTTTAGGTTGCAATTAAATTATTGGGTTATTATCAcagtttaaactttttttttaactttgatctatattataatttaaaatattttaatttattaaaattggcACAAgcatacaaattaattttttcaattttattataatttattaataataaaaataaagttgctGAAAAATTGATATTGTTACCATTGTAAAGCTTAAATTTAAGCATGCTTATGTACATAATACAATATTATCAAAATCAGATCAGATAAAACAATTCAACTAAAAACCAATAcctttaacaataaaaaaaactcaaaaaaataaaacaaaaaaccgCCTTGAAATTTACAGAAGCAACAATGTTGGGTTTGGtaactttataaaatttaagtaataaattttaaataattaattatgcttcttaaaaaataaaaaagagattaTTTTAGTTAATCATTACGTAGAATCAAATTATTATAACATaaactgtaatatcccgaaattttttacagtaaaatattatctgtgatatagtaaaataaggaaataaagtgacaaaaagggaaattttgagttatgtcaatattgggaagtatattatgatatattaattcaagaaagaactaaattgtaaaagcgagaaaagttttgttacacaagagtaaatactcaaaatttgaggggttaaagtgtaaatataaaaaatttgaaggaccaatagtgtaaatattttaagggtggaatgatctagaaattaaggaaaatgaatggattatgaccaaattgaatagataaagaactatgagggactaaattataattttaccaaattaaattatgactcaaagatgaaattttaaaagtaatgaagggaaaaatggtcaattagaagagagataaatctagaaagtaataatgatgctagagatattttgatattttataattatttaattagataaatattattttattaatattttaataagatattttattattattttattagtatataaagaaagaaagatgagtaattctcatccatatttcccatacactaacgtgagagaaagagagaaaaagaaagttttactttctttaaaatttggtccttttaccaaaaattcaccattttcacccaaaaatcaaaagaattttcatagctaccaagagagaaaaatgttaaggagactatgagaagttagaatatcaagttggattcaagaaatggaagctgaagaagagagaaaatcaagatgaagattgaaatcaatagaacaagttaagaacatcatgattttaatatatttttaagtttgatattattgaaaaagcatgagattaatgttaatgtagagtttccttacagATTGTCCTATGTTCttaatatgttagtgaagagaaaacaagagaaagtaatgagaaatagtgtagagaaagaaaataagggtgttataaatatggtaattaatatcttgcactaaaacagttttggacagcagcagtagtctaattttgaaaaatcaccaaaaattgtataaatcgaattataggattaataaaatattaaattaaaaattattgagtctactttcttatagaagaaattatgtaagcaatggaattgtaaatcatgagatataataaattttgtgagacaaggtcagaatgatttcaggttcccctgttctaactttggaaaatcatcaaaaatttaagaaaaataattatgagcttaaatttatatttttagaatcctgaatgagtatatttttaatagaaacaaacaagaacattatttgaattctgtacgagaagataattaatttttagtaaagaagggtcagaactgtcagacagcagaacagggtaactttaaagaataaactgtacttattggctaaaccaataattttgaaaattttatggtaataatatatatgagtctagtttcagggaaaattagcagatcttaatttggagttctatagctccagatatgaataatttagtaactatgacacagatggacaacttgaatattcataaaagtaaataataaaaaaaatatagataatgttacttacaaatgtgttatatacattaaggatgtggaatggagaggaggaggaggaaaacatatatgaatattcatttagcatggctaatttgcatattttaggctcagtgactaaattgaataaaagtaaaactttataggcaattttgtaaaaatgtcaaaaatgaccaaattgcatgaaatggattattttattatttaaattacaaaatttaatgaaattattaatttagttcaagataggggaaacatgttttagggattaaattgaaaagtgttgaaattatggaaaattctgatattttatagaattcatggactgttagcaatatgtatgagaataatagctgaaaataaggattaaattgcaagaattttattttcctgaccctaagattgaaatcgtcattaattaaaagtttaggggcaaaatagtaatttttcctaaatcattaattaaatgcattagaatatgaaatgaatgaaaatgatgatcaaatttatttatgaaGATTTGGatgactcaaatatgagacttgatcgtggaaaagaaaagatatcgggttaatgaaattataaacacaaacaagcaatgaggtaagtttgtgtaacttgaattgtattttaaatacttgaaatatgtggttatgtgatgataatatgatttgaatgttcaattcatgataattgatgaaatattgctaatactcgatataaattgaaaataaatctcgtttgaaagaaaagaaaattcgatggatctctgaaaaagaattgacggtaaaaaggatctagcccggacgggtgatcctatcctgatatagccctcccgaagaatgtgtggaaaatggatttagcccggacgggtaatccgaattagggtctgaatttagcctggactggtaattcagaccaAGCTCATTAgggtaattgtcgttgcaggggatttagcctggactggtaatcccgacaatactctatgagtttatattacaggggatttagcttggactagtaatctcactgtaaggatgaggttcgctggagtgtgctctctgatatgaaatgtgtaagaccatggttgaaagataccatggcaacgtgacatgaaatgaataagatcatggttgaaagataccatggcaacgtgacatgaaaagaataagaccatggttgaaagataccatggcaagatgataaaaaatgagtaagaccatagttgagagacactatggcatcatgtcaaagataaataagaccgtgaatgggagacgctatgacatctattgaacaattaaTATTCAGGTAATACGTATCAGATgacaaatggttatatgaaatggttgtgtgaaatgtttacaagaactggtcatatggaaatatatgtgcaaaatagttgtatgaaataattatgaagatagataaacgaaataagtataagtacatggaatataatttacattgagtttgatatgaactattaccggaataaatatacataaaatatatggaaatgatggagcatgaaatattgatataatgaaatgaatgatatatgcttatgaagaaacagtaagagcatgatatgtttcatgacatgtacatatatgattatctttgatatgttgatacaaggaaattatgtaagttgagactattattaaactcaagtgcgatatgtcgagaaaatatgtatatcaatgttgaatttagatgaaatatgtgcaagtatactaacaatgatgttgtttgacgcttagacaagtgccaagctattggttgaatggtaacatgtttaattataaggagcattgaaatggtaagtacttagatgaaaataaaatttaagattttgcgaattttttttatgatcttGATTTAATTCTGGTtagtttctaatgtatgtttggggtttcgagggcccaatagagagacgttatgattattttcaaaatatgaataataaatgactcagaattatctgaaaatatttagtaaactccgg
The sequence above is drawn from the Gossypium hirsutum isolate 1008001.06 chromosome A05, Gossypium_hirsutum_v2.1, whole genome shotgun sequence genome and encodes:
- the LOC107961314 gene encoding pollen receptor-like kinase 3, with amino-acid sequence MAVARFFRLFPLLLSSSFVVLSPLASSASDSEALLRLKESLINAGALDSWVPGSNPCNGSQGTWEGLRCSNGVVTGLRLEGMGLSGYIDVEALVEIQSLRVFSVANNSFTDVIPEINRLGSLKVLFLSMNQFSGVIPSEYFDNMGSLKKVWLSNNKFTGNIPVSLPRLSRLIDLHLENNQFSGQIPAFDNPTLKYMNVSNNQLEGEIPSSLSKFNADSFAGNPGLCGEQVGVECSKADQPTSKTIVTALITLGAVLFIAIIFFAFRWRKKKQQNDLKELKTGNSNDAVEVPVSVITDKKEESVKSACSTRKDSNHGRPSTVAELVMVNDEKGVIGLPDLLKSAAEVLGNGSLGSSYKVKMTNGVALVVKRMRQMNALGNDAFDAEVRKLGNLRHPNVLPPLAYHYRKEEKLFVYEYFSKGSLFYQLHGYGGKSGGELDWPTRVKIVRGIAEGLDYLHKEFPLRDVPHGNLKSSNVLLDPDNHPFLSDYGFHPLVNIDGLQALCAYKTPEAVQQKTVSPKSDVYCLGVIILEILTGEIPCQCLNDSKGGTDIVQWVASAFSEGRQAELLDTGMEGCRNSVGSMEKLLRVGALCTETSPEKRLDIKETIRMIVEIQVEGSVE